In Candidatus Defluviibacterium haderslevense, the following are encoded in one genomic region:
- a CDS encoding SAM-dependent methyltransferase, which translates to MLFKQLKDNKNILDTDFNTIYPSPLDDLAGLHFSPITVIQDAIEFLVQQEGTRVLDIGSGAGKFCMVGASCSTGVFTGVEQHEHLHLISKKMSKYYQIKDVHFIHQNINTINFSDYDAFYFFNSFYENLDISDSLISNMEINRDLYHEYSAYVYNQLQNMPIGTRLVSYFSYNLEIPNNYLLQSSSHEGKLKKWIKTT; encoded by the coding sequence GTGTTATTCAAACAATTAAAAGATAATAAAAATATACTAGATACAGATTTTAACACGATATATCCAAGTCCATTGGATGATTTGGCCGGATTACATTTTTCGCCCATAACTGTTATTCAGGATGCTATAGAATTCTTAGTTCAACAAGAAGGAACTCGAGTACTCGACATAGGATCCGGAGCAGGAAAATTTTGTATGGTTGGTGCAAGTTGTTCAACAGGTGTTTTTACAGGAGTCGAACAGCATGAACATTTGCATTTGATTTCGAAAAAAATGAGTAAGTATTATCAGATCAAGGACGTACACTTCATACATCAAAACATCAACACCATTAATTTTTCAGATTATGATGCTTTTTACTTTTTTAATTCATTTTATGAAAACTTAGACATATCCGATTCACTTATATCTAATATGGAAATCAATCGCGATTTGTATCATGAATATTCAGCTTACGTTTATAACCAATTACAAAACATGCCAATTGGCACTCGCTTGGTCAGTTATTTCAGTTACAATCTTGAAATACCCAATAATTATTTGTTACAAAGTTCAAGCCATGAAGGCAAACTTAAAAAGTGGATCAAAACAACATAA